One genomic window of Actinoplanes lobatus includes the following:
- a CDS encoding aldo/keto reductase: MTHLPAVTLNNGVTVPQVGFGVWQIPDAQTQAAVATALETGYRSIDTAAAYGNETGVGRAIATSGLPRDDLFVTTKLWIADLGRTSARDALHASLERLALDRVDLYLIHWPAPATDAYLDAWQGLEDLYAEGLTRAIGVSNFLPEHLDRVIALGGTVPAVNQIELHPALQNRETAAAGRVRGIATEAWSPLAQGAVLTEAPVVAAARAHGVTPAQVILRWHVQQGRIVIPKSVTPSRIAANLDVFGFELTTGELAAIDALDRDGRTGPHPATFNG, encoded by the coding sequence ATGACCCACCTCCCCGCCGTCACTCTCAACAACGGCGTCACCGTCCCGCAGGTCGGCTTCGGCGTCTGGCAGATCCCCGACGCACAGACCCAGGCCGCCGTCGCCACCGCCCTGGAAACCGGCTACCGCAGCATCGACACCGCCGCCGCCTACGGCAACGAGACCGGCGTCGGCCGGGCGATCGCCACCTCCGGCCTGCCCCGCGACGACCTGTTCGTCACCACCAAGCTGTGGATCGCCGACCTCGGCCGTACCTCCGCCCGTGACGCTCTGCACGCCAGCCTGGAGCGGCTCGCCCTGGACCGGGTCGACCTGTACCTGATCCACTGGCCCGCCCCGGCCACCGATGCCTACCTGGACGCCTGGCAGGGCCTGGAAGACCTTTACGCCGAAGGCCTGACCCGCGCGATCGGTGTCTCCAACTTCCTCCCGGAACACCTGGACCGCGTGATCGCGCTGGGCGGCACCGTTCCCGCCGTCAACCAGATCGAACTGCACCCGGCCCTGCAGAACCGCGAGACGGCCGCCGCCGGCCGCGTCCGCGGCATCGCCACCGAGGCGTGGAGCCCGCTCGCACAGGGCGCCGTCCTCACCGAGGCCCCGGTCGTCGCGGCCGCGCGGGCACACGGCGTCACCCCGGCCCAAGTCATCCTGCGATGGCACGTGCAGCAGGGCCGCATCGTGATCCCCAAGTCGGTGACACCCTCGCGCATCGCCGCCAACCTCGACGTCTTCGGCTTCGAGCTCACCACCGGCGAACTGGCCGCCATCGACGCCCTCGACCGTGACGGCCGCACCGGGCCCCACCCGGCCACCTTCAACGGCTGA
- a CDS encoding AfsR/SARP family transcriptional regulator has protein sequence MDDLTFRVLGPVGVWRNDCQLRQLNAQQRTLLGMFLLEPGTVIAFDQLVTALWGEQPPVSARNAVQGHVSKVRRMLSAVPEAALHTVGQGYRLEIERQLVDMHRFRLLVGRARTDPAAESGELLRSALSLWRGPAFADVAGDWLSTTAGESLEQERLHAVEDLAEADLGAGRHAEVAAQLSGFVGRHPLRERAIRLLMEALHRDGRRSDALELFRDTRRRLAEDLGVEPGEALQRTHRQILTADGPAPARPDQRSATVGVLRQLPADVPYFTGRRRQLAALDELLPPRAETAPVLIGGAAGVGKTALTLHWAHQVADRFPDGQIFLNLRGFDPTGTVMAPAEALSRLLAALEVPARLVPAALDAQADLFRSTIAGKRILLVLDNARDAAQVRPLLPGTPDCFVVVNSRDQMAGLVAGHGAIPFVLDRPSAADARTFLTSRLGAQRIAGEQAAADDIVEYCGRLPLALAVVAARAVTNPGFPLAALAAELREGRNGLDAFANGDPVTDLRTVFSCSYQALGPDAARLFRLLGRHLGPDLSLSAATSLAGQPISRVRTLIAELTRARLIDECSPGRYAFHDLLRTYARELAQEADSVDERRAAMDRLLDHYLHGARQADLQLETVRDPIQLAPAAAGVHLPMPAGPPQALAWLAAERAALLAAIDHAAAEGLVVHAWQLAWAIKPWLSRQGYRHDQLAAQRTAVAATARCGDLGARATAHRYLADAYDRLGRYAEADAQYQQALDFVSALGDVVGQGHIHLDIARQFDLMRRHDAALEKAKIALNLFRDAGHIRGQARSFSALGWEYAQLGDYHEALAHCRQALLLLQQYGDRHGEATSWDSVGYIHHRLGDHPQAIECFQRSVEMMRSLGDQSAVAGTLIHLGESHLAGDDLEETRRAWRAASEILDELDQARADALRERLHRLPATL, from the coding sequence TTGGACGACCTGACGTTCCGTGTGCTGGGACCCGTCGGCGTGTGGAGGAACGACTGTCAGCTCCGGCAGTTGAATGCCCAGCAGCGAACGCTGCTGGGCATGTTCCTGTTGGAGCCCGGAACGGTGATCGCCTTCGATCAGCTCGTCACAGCGTTGTGGGGCGAACAGCCGCCGGTCTCGGCCCGCAACGCGGTGCAGGGCCACGTGTCGAAGGTCCGCCGCATGCTGAGCGCCGTACCCGAAGCCGCATTGCACACCGTGGGTCAGGGCTATCGCCTCGAGATCGAGCGGCAACTGGTGGACATGCACCGGTTCCGTCTGCTCGTCGGCCGGGCCCGAACCGATCCGGCCGCCGAGTCCGGCGAACTACTGCGCTCGGCGCTGTCGCTGTGGCGTGGTCCCGCCTTCGCCGACGTGGCCGGCGACTGGCTGTCCACGACGGCCGGCGAATCGCTCGAACAGGAACGGCTGCACGCCGTGGAGGACCTCGCCGAGGCCGACCTCGGGGCGGGCCGGCATGCCGAGGTCGCGGCACAGCTCTCCGGATTCGTCGGCCGGCATCCCCTCCGCGAACGGGCGATCCGCCTGCTGATGGAAGCGCTGCACCGTGACGGCCGGCGCAGTGACGCCCTCGAGCTGTTCCGGGACACCCGGCGCCGGCTGGCCGAAGATCTCGGCGTCGAACCCGGCGAGGCTCTACAGCGCACGCACCGGCAGATCCTGACCGCCGACGGCCCGGCGCCGGCTCGCCCGGACCAGCGCTCCGCGACGGTCGGTGTCCTGCGGCAACTGCCTGCTGACGTGCCGTACTTCACCGGTCGGCGGCGGCAACTGGCCGCGCTCGACGAACTCCTGCCGCCGCGGGCCGAAACGGCGCCCGTGCTGATCGGTGGGGCCGCCGGTGTGGGCAAGACCGCCCTCACCCTGCACTGGGCCCACCAGGTCGCGGACCGCTTTCCCGATGGGCAGATATTTCTGAACCTGCGCGGCTTCGACCCGACCGGCACGGTGATGGCGCCGGCCGAGGCACTGTCCCGGCTGCTGGCCGCCCTGGAGGTGCCGGCACGGCTGGTCCCGGCCGCCCTCGACGCCCAGGCCGACCTGTTCCGGAGCACGATCGCCGGGAAACGGATCCTGCTCGTACTCGACAACGCCCGCGACGCCGCACAGGTACGCCCGCTGCTGCCCGGCACACCCGATTGCTTCGTCGTGGTCAACAGCCGCGACCAGATGGCCGGCCTGGTAGCCGGGCACGGGGCGATCCCGTTCGTGCTGGACCGGCCGTCGGCGGCGGACGCACGCACCTTCCTGACCAGCCGCCTGGGCGCGCAGCGAATCGCGGGCGAGCAGGCCGCAGCCGACGACATCGTCGAGTACTGCGGACGGCTTCCACTGGCGCTCGCCGTGGTGGCCGCCCGCGCCGTCACCAACCCCGGCTTTCCGCTCGCAGCGCTCGCGGCCGAGCTGCGGGAAGGCCGAAACGGCCTGGACGCCTTCGCGAACGGCGACCCCGTCACCGATCTGCGAACCGTCTTCTCGTGCTCCTATCAGGCCCTCGGCCCGGACGCCGCCCGCCTCTTCCGGCTGCTCGGCCGGCATCTCGGTCCCGACCTGAGCCTGAGCGCGGCGACGAGCCTCGCCGGCCAGCCGATCAGCCGGGTACGCACCCTGATCGCCGAGCTGACCCGGGCCAGACTGATCGACGAGTGCTCCCCGGGCCGGTACGCCTTCCACGACCTGCTCAGGACGTACGCGCGGGAACTGGCGCAGGAGGCGGACTCCGTGGACGAACGCCGTGCCGCGATGGATCGTCTGCTGGACCACTACCTGCACGGCGCGCGACAGGCGGACCTCCAGCTCGAAACGGTCCGTGATCCGATCCAGCTCGCGCCCGCCGCTGCCGGGGTGCACCTGCCGATGCCGGCCGGCCCGCCGCAGGCCCTGGCCTGGCTCGCGGCCGAACGCGCGGCGCTGCTCGCCGCCATCGATCACGCGGCGGCCGAGGGGCTTGTCGTGCACGCCTGGCAACTCGCTTGGGCGATCAAGCCCTGGCTGAGCCGACAGGGGTATCGCCACGATCAACTGGCAGCCCAGCGCACAGCCGTCGCCGCGACGGCCCGGTGCGGTGACCTCGGCGCGCGGGCCACGGCCCACCGATACCTGGCCGACGCCTACGACCGGCTCGGCCGCTACGCCGAGGCGGATGCGCAGTACCAGCAGGCACTCGACTTCGTCAGCGCGCTGGGTGACGTGGTCGGCCAGGGGCACATCCACCTGGACATCGCCCGGCAGTTCGATCTGATGCGCCGCCACGACGCCGCCCTGGAGAAGGCGAAGATCGCCCTGAACCTCTTCCGCGACGCCGGCCACATCCGCGGACAGGCCCGCAGCTTCAGCGCACTGGGCTGGGAATACGCCCAACTCGGCGACTACCACGAGGCGTTGGCACACTGCCGGCAGGCGTTGCTCCTGCTTCAGCAGTACGGGGACCGGCACGGCGAGGCGACCAGCTGGGACAGCGTCGGCTACATCCACCACCGGCTCGGTGACCACCCTCAGGCGATCGAGTGTTTCCAGCGCAGCGTGGAGATGATGCGGAGTCTCGGCGACCAGAGCGCTGTCGCGGGGACCCTGATCCACCTCGGTGAAAGCCACCTGGCCGGCGACGATCTCGAGGAGACCCGCCGAGCGTGGCGGGCGGCGTCGGAGATCCTCGACGAACTGGACCAGGCCCGTGCCGACGCGCTGCGCGAGCGGCTCCACCGGCTCCCCGCGACACTCTGA
- a CDS encoding FGLLP motif-containing membrane protein — MNSDSPGRRFALVAALAAVLSVPAALASSSPATAAPAGSSATLDILPAEGLPGATVSAVATGLPEYCTDIAFYWRGQNAITATLSNTVGVVRAQLRIPDGTDPGPVLIEARCDDDPEPDEDPMSGAGPSAGFTVLDRPPPRPGSLQPSPEPEPGPVKGDPRAAEPTTKWTSIVTARPRTSTSAVTAPSRTPRSAPAASPKRPADPPSAGSGPAATLTPAATLTPAPSLTRTPSSVTESPTPLAAKPVGFTPIRASWTMPTLDDVSLDPSRLLLVAAMAVLLFILVAFPSDVFNKTYENRREEIHGAIRALGVTRRNRMPSWLQVTLLVAVAVGAAFLSGRSEGPAAQLPDGNWALNLAAMLIAVPLVMAAYSGPGEIYLCRIRGRASLYVPPVALAVGVACAVFSQVCELNPTYAYGLFCTFILFKGQKQATRIKPTEAQRAYGVLWSVAGLTALIALGYIGFSVNWESAHAAGAGWYTVLFDAVAYWVVVLGAESLVFALIPMRFLDGRTLAGWRLLAWTPLQIAAGFFFWYVIQRRGEVNGLRPTGDEWLRAMGFFLLFGLAAMTFWGYFQWKGRPTAGFSTRPMPPLTALFQPVTFAGRLRTETAELAKTVRRGLVRRSAIRAKKGERVSPIETHLEG; from the coding sequence GTGAACTCGGACAGTCCCGGCCGGCGGTTCGCGCTTGTTGCGGCGCTTGCCGCAGTGTTGAGCGTGCCGGCCGCCCTCGCCTCCAGCAGTCCCGCCACCGCGGCGCCCGCTGGATCGTCGGCCACGCTCGACATCCTCCCGGCCGAAGGGCTTCCCGGCGCCACGGTCAGCGCCGTCGCCACCGGCCTGCCGGAATACTGCACGGACATCGCCTTCTACTGGCGAGGCCAGAACGCGATCACCGCGACCCTGTCCAACACTGTCGGCGTCGTCCGCGCCCAGTTGCGCATCCCCGACGGCACGGATCCCGGCCCGGTGCTCATCGAGGCCAGGTGTGACGACGACCCCGAACCGGACGAGGACCCGATGTCGGGGGCGGGTCCCTCCGCCGGATTCACCGTTCTCGACCGGCCACCGCCGCGGCCGGGGTCTCTCCAACCGTCACCGGAACCGGAGCCGGGCCCGGTCAAGGGCGATCCCCGGGCCGCCGAGCCCACGACGAAGTGGACCTCGATCGTCACCGCCCGGCCCCGTACATCGACCTCAGCCGTGACAGCGCCGTCCCGCACGCCACGGTCCGCCCCGGCCGCCTCCCCGAAGCGGCCCGCCGACCCGCCGTCGGCCGGCTCCGGCCCGGCGGCGACGCTCACACCGGCGGCGACGCTCACACCGGCGCCGTCGCTCACCCGTACGCCATCATCGGTCACCGAATCACCCACGCCGCTCGCGGCGAAGCCGGTGGGGTTCACACCGATCCGGGCCAGCTGGACCATGCCCACGCTCGACGACGTCTCCCTGGACCCGTCGCGCCTGCTGCTCGTCGCGGCCATGGCGGTCCTGCTGTTCATCCTGGTCGCGTTCCCCTCCGACGTGTTCAACAAGACCTACGAGAACCGCCGGGAGGAGATCCACGGGGCGATCCGCGCCCTGGGTGTCACACGCCGCAACCGGATGCCGTCCTGGCTCCAGGTAACCCTGCTGGTCGCGGTCGCGGTCGGCGCCGCCTTCCTCTCCGGCCGGAGCGAGGGCCCCGCCGCGCAGCTGCCGGACGGCAACTGGGCCCTGAACCTGGCCGCCATGCTCATCGCGGTGCCGTTGGTGATGGCCGCCTACAGCGGCCCAGGCGAGATCTACCTGTGCAGGATCCGGGGCAGGGCGTCCCTCTACGTGCCGCCCGTCGCACTGGCGGTGGGCGTTGCCTGCGCGGTCTTCTCACAGGTCTGTGAGCTCAACCCCACCTATGCCTACGGCCTGTTCTGCACCTTCATCCTCTTCAAGGGTCAGAAGCAGGCGACCCGGATCAAGCCGACCGAAGCGCAACGGGCGTACGGCGTCCTGTGGAGCGTCGCCGGCCTCACCGCGCTGATCGCTCTCGGATACATCGGCTTCAGCGTGAACTGGGAGAGCGCGCACGCCGCCGGCGCCGGCTGGTACACGGTTCTGTTCGATGCGGTGGCCTACTGGGTGGTGGTGCTCGGCGCCGAAAGCCTGGTTTTCGCCCTGATCCCGATGCGTTTTCTGGACGGCCGTACGTTGGCCGGCTGGCGGTTGCTCGCCTGGACACCGCTGCAGATCGCCGCCGGCTTCTTCTTCTGGTACGTGATTCAGCGTCGCGGCGAAGTCAACGGACTCCGGCCGACCGGCGACGAATGGTTACGCGCGATGGGCTTCTTCCTGCTCTTCGGCCTGGCCGCGATGACCTTCTGGGGCTATTTCCAGTGGAAGGGACGGCCCACGGCGGGATTCAGCACACGGCCGATGCCCCCGCTCACCGCCCTCTTCCAGCCGGTCACCTTCGCCGGCCGGCTGCGGACCGAAACGGCGGAGCTGGCAAAGACGGTGAGGCGCGGTCTTGTGCGGCGCAGCGCGATCCGCGCAAAGAAAGGTGAACGCGTGTCACCGATCGAGACACACCTGGAGGGGTAG
- a CDS encoding maleylpyruvate isomerase family mycothiol-dependent enzyme, translated as MLDFDRYLLELEAETARLAGLARDSDGQRPIPTCPGWTLEQLVGHVGRGHRWAAEIIQRRLLEPIPMPEVAVPADPDERSEWLTAGAWMLADAVRAVGPEQPVWTWQKDRSAGFWLRRLLHDEVVHRFDAELALGIEGDLAADLAADGVSDLLDTAATLSRPDIGVPSAFAGLRGAGESLQFVATDADLISSHEWSVVRGPAGVAWRHGHHQAHVTVCGPALRLLLLLNRRLSAETADIEIIGDRELFAHWWSNSTF; from the coding sequence GTGCTTGATTTCGACCGGTACCTGCTGGAACTCGAAGCCGAAACGGCCAGACTGGCCGGCTTGGCGCGCGACTCGGACGGTCAGCGCCCGATTCCGACCTGCCCCGGCTGGACGTTGGAGCAACTGGTCGGGCACGTCGGCCGCGGGCACCGATGGGCAGCCGAGATCATCCAGCGGCGCTTGCTGGAGCCGATCCCCATGCCGGAGGTGGCCGTGCCTGCCGACCCGGATGAGCGGAGCGAGTGGTTGACGGCGGGCGCCTGGATGCTCGCTGACGCGGTGCGGGCCGTGGGACCGGAACAGCCGGTGTGGACGTGGCAGAAGGATCGGTCGGCGGGCTTCTGGCTGCGAAGACTGCTCCATGACGAGGTGGTGCATCGCTTCGACGCCGAACTGGCTCTGGGTATCGAGGGGGACCTGGCGGCGGATCTTGCGGCCGACGGCGTGTCCGACCTGCTGGACACCGCCGCCACTCTTTCCCGGCCGGACATCGGCGTACCGAGCGCATTCGCCGGCCTGAGAGGTGCCGGCGAGTCGCTGCAGTTCGTTGCCACGGACGCGGACCTCATATCGAGTCACGAGTGGTCGGTCGTCCGTGGCCCGGCCGGCGTCGCCTGGCGGCACGGACACCACCAGGCGCACGTCACGGTATGTGGGCCTGCCCTCCGGTTGCTGCTCCTGCTCAATCGGCGCCTGTCGGCGGAAACGGCGGACATCGAGATCATCGGCGACCGGGAACTCTTCGCGCATTGGTGGTCGAACAGCACATTCTGA
- a CDS encoding TIGR01777 family oxidoreductase, with product MKVIIPGGTGQVGTILDRALTAEGHDVVVLTRSPKGERQVYWDGSTPGAWIREIDGSDVVINLAGRSVSCRYTQQNLEAMMNSRVESARVVGDAIAEAARPPRIWLQMSTATIYAHRCDAANDEFGGLIGGNEHGVPGYWAYSVEIAQNWEAAQEQAVTPHTRKVALRSAMVMSPDRGGVFDVLSRLARLGLGGPVAGGRQYVSWIHDHDFVRAIRFLIEHDDLEGAVNLAAPGPLPQREFMRELRSAWRIPVGLPATTWMAEIGAFALRSDTELLLKSRRVVPGRLADAGFIFDHPHWQTAAADLTQRRRRGGRADRGAA from the coding sequence GTGAAGGTCATCATTCCCGGGGGGACCGGGCAGGTCGGCACGATTCTGGATCGGGCATTGACTGCGGAAGGTCACGACGTCGTCGTGCTGACGCGCTCCCCCAAGGGCGAGCGTCAGGTCTACTGGGACGGCTCGACGCCGGGAGCCTGGATCCGGGAGATCGACGGCAGCGATGTCGTCATCAATCTGGCGGGGCGCAGCGTGAGCTGTCGGTACACCCAGCAGAACCTCGAAGCCATGATGAACTCACGTGTGGAGTCGGCACGTGTTGTCGGTGACGCCATCGCCGAGGCGGCCCGACCACCCAGGATCTGGCTGCAGATGAGCACCGCAACCATCTATGCACACCGTTGCGACGCGGCCAACGACGAGTTCGGCGGTCTGATCGGCGGCAACGAGCATGGTGTGCCCGGCTACTGGGCCTACAGTGTCGAGATCGCCCAGAACTGGGAGGCCGCGCAGGAACAAGCAGTGACTCCCCACACGCGCAAGGTCGCGTTGCGATCGGCCATGGTGATGAGCCCCGACCGTGGCGGCGTATTCGACGTGCTCAGCCGGCTTGCCCGGCTCGGTCTCGGCGGACCCGTGGCCGGCGGCAGGCAGTATGTCTCGTGGATTCACGACCACGACTTCGTCCGTGCCATTCGGTTCCTGATCGAGCACGACGATCTCGAAGGAGCCGTGAATCTGGCCGCACCCGGCCCCTTGCCGCAGCGGGAGTTCATGCGAGAGCTGCGCTCGGCCTGGCGGATACCGGTCGGACTTCCGGCAACCACCTGGATGGCCGAGATCGGCGCGTTCGCACTCCGGTCAGACACCGAGCTACTGCTGAAAAGTCGGCGAGTTGTTCCGGGCCGGCTCGCTGACGCAGGATTCATATTCGACCATCCGCATTGGCAGACCGCGGCCGCGGACCTGACGCAACGGCGCCGCCGGGGCGGCAGGGCCGACCGTGGTGCGGCGTAG
- a CDS encoding pectate lyase, whose amino-acid sequence MKRNVLAATSVVAVTAAAGLVLAPRAEAAAGCSVKYTVSNTWPGGFGAAIVACTGGTTPAPTSPGATSPTSAPPAGPVKAFPTAVGYGAAATGGRGGTVYHVTNLNDSGTGSFRDAVSANNRIVVFDVGGYLKLSSTVLVKSNITIAGQTAPGGGIGVQGGEVSFNSGTNVIVRNFRFRMGTEDADQKNNGINWLDASNLIFDHVSIEFGAWNNIDAVRASNITVQYSIDANPIGQQFGAHTETGPYTWWRNLWANSHNRNPLAKANTQFVNNVVYNYQAGYTAGNSSGHFLHDVVGNYFITGPRTTSASNYYYQTGNQQIYNRDNWIDSNKDGQLNGTAAVVRGGATELASAFSADTAKIPTVSAAAGYADVITNAGAVPRDDVDKLVVADVTSLGAKGALWSTQTATGLNNNGYGTIAGGTAQPDTDRDGMPDAWESRYGLNPAANDAGGDFDATGYTNIEKYINGLLDNQYR is encoded by the coding sequence ATGAAACGCAACGTGCTGGCCGCGACGTCCGTCGTCGCCGTCACCGCCGCAGCCGGACTGGTCCTCGCCCCGCGCGCCGAGGCCGCCGCCGGATGCTCGGTGAAGTACACGGTCTCCAACACCTGGCCGGGCGGCTTCGGCGCCGCCATCGTGGCCTGCACCGGCGGCACCACACCGGCCCCCACGTCGCCGGGCGCCACCTCGCCGACCAGCGCACCGCCGGCCGGCCCGGTCAAGGCGTTCCCGACCGCTGTCGGCTACGGCGCCGCGGCCACCGGCGGCCGCGGCGGCACCGTCTACCACGTCACGAATCTGAACGACTCGGGCACCGGGTCGTTCCGCGACGCGGTCAGCGCGAACAACCGGATCGTGGTCTTCGACGTCGGCGGTTACCTCAAGCTGTCGTCGACGGTGCTGGTGAAGAGCAACATCACGATCGCCGGGCAGACCGCACCGGGCGGCGGCATCGGCGTACAGGGCGGTGAGGTTTCGTTCAACAGCGGCACCAACGTGATCGTCCGTAACTTCCGGTTCCGGATGGGCACCGAGGACGCCGACCAGAAGAACAACGGCATCAACTGGCTGGACGCCAGCAATCTGATCTTCGATCACGTTTCGATCGAGTTCGGGGCCTGGAACAACATCGATGCGGTACGGGCGTCGAACATCACCGTCCAGTATTCGATCGACGCGAACCCGATCGGCCAGCAGTTCGGCGCGCACACCGAAACCGGCCCCTACACCTGGTGGCGCAACCTGTGGGCGAACTCCCACAACCGCAACCCGTTGGCCAAGGCCAACACCCAGTTCGTGAACAACGTCGTCTACAACTACCAGGCCGGCTACACCGCCGGGAACTCCAGCGGCCACTTCCTGCACGATGTCGTCGGCAACTACTTCATCACCGGACCGCGCACCACCAGCGCCTCGAACTACTACTACCAGACCGGTAACCAGCAGATCTACAACCGCGACAACTGGATCGACAGCAACAAGGACGGGCAGTTGAACGGCACGGCCGCCGTGGTCCGCGGTGGCGCCACCGAACTCGCCTCAGCGTTCTCCGCCGACACCGCGAAGATCCCGACGGTGTCGGCCGCCGCGGGCTACGCCGACGTGATCACCAACGCCGGCGCCGTGCCCCGCGACGACGTGGACAAGCTGGTCGTGGCGGACGTGACGTCACTGGGCGCCAAGGGCGCCCTGTGGAGCACGCAGACCGCGACGGGCCTGAACAACAACGGCTACGGCACGATCGCCGGCGGAACCGCTCAACCCGACACCGACCGCGACGGCATGCCCGACGCCTGGGAATCACGGTACGGCCTGAACCCGGCCGCGAACGACGCCGGCGGCGACTTCGACGCGACCGGCTACACCAACATCGAGAAGTACATCAACGGCCTGCTCGACAACCAGTACCGGTGA
- a CDS encoding vWA domain-containing protein, whose translation MIGRFGRAVAAASLVAGALGVPVNPAQAAPSPGGEVEPIHLAIAVDESGSLSDDEVRQERIAAASVAIAELSPQSDVTVFGFGSNAGNVQAVDPNRICELAAGAGAVARDAMVACVQDNIQRRTGESADTDFVAALGQGVDTLTRTPDDRRRILLLLTDGQLDVRRDGHYGSTPEGRQREAEKEIRDRILPAAKDGGVQIWPLGFGDDVSAELLDVMAAQSASARCSQGKVAPEARLVADGAAAVTAMMDAFVKGRCLNSKPPQQGRIGKGERIELSVTVPAIATDGAINVTKGGDERIKVKFIGPDGKTAPATGTVGDTTFELAGSGGLVESLRMRNPASGTWRVELTAPADANPGTVTVRAVWQGVLHTVFVLDPPSPRAGETVSVLMRPQTRTAEIGDPSELAGYSFAAQVSGTGLNQPLRLADDGAGADEHDGDTYYSASFTLPPTATGSYRVVGTAVGPGVDTDRQETTFRIAAPGPQVRARILLDARTALPGAEVTGTIQASNESGAAVPARIVLTGVKHDGTVTALPTGITLAAGPSETRFTLTVADDAAPGPAGGKVEVVAADGIVGNAPLALTVLAPPSLLERFGLYLLAAVVVLATLLVVLLLARRRRRAAIEVKGLAVALHEDGRELPPQLVAPAGTRFEFDVLVPDDGSAPALRRVSAGSDRYRIERGTDGSVRLFVPDADTLPDSPFLPLAPGAVVPLPRHPRLGLRLSGRTTAPAAIAAPDDATQPLYLSGRDDDL comes from the coding sequence ATGATCGGCAGATTCGGCCGGGCAGTCGCGGCGGCGTCGCTCGTGGCGGGCGCCCTCGGGGTTCCCGTCAACCCGGCGCAGGCCGCCCCCTCGCCGGGCGGCGAGGTCGAGCCGATCCATCTGGCGATCGCCGTCGACGAGTCGGGCAGTCTCAGCGACGACGAGGTGCGGCAGGAGCGGATCGCCGCCGCCAGTGTCGCGATCGCCGAACTGTCCCCGCAATCCGATGTGACCGTGTTCGGGTTCGGCAGCAACGCCGGGAACGTACAGGCCGTCGACCCGAACCGGATCTGCGAACTCGCGGCCGGAGCGGGCGCCGTGGCCCGCGACGCCATGGTCGCCTGCGTGCAGGACAACATCCAGCGGCGTACGGGAGAGAGCGCCGACACCGACTTCGTGGCCGCGCTCGGCCAGGGCGTCGACACGCTCACCCGGACGCCCGACGACCGGCGGCGGATCCTGCTGCTGCTCACCGACGGCCAACTCGACGTCCGCCGGGACGGCCACTACGGCAGCACACCGGAGGGCCGCCAGCGGGAGGCGGAGAAGGAGATCCGGGACCGGATCCTGCCGGCGGCCAAGGACGGCGGGGTGCAGATCTGGCCGTTGGGGTTCGGTGACGACGTAAGCGCCGAACTGCTCGACGTGATGGCCGCGCAGAGCGCCTCGGCCCGATGCTCACAGGGCAAGGTCGCCCCTGAGGCGCGTCTGGTCGCCGACGGGGCGGCCGCGGTCACCGCCATGATGGACGCCTTCGTGAAGGGCCGCTGCCTCAACTCGAAGCCTCCCCAGCAGGGCCGGATCGGCAAGGGGGAGAGGATCGAGCTCAGCGTCACCGTGCCGGCCATCGCCACCGACGGCGCCATCAACGTCACCAAGGGCGGCGACGAACGGATCAAGGTGAAGTTCATCGGGCCGGACGGCAAGACGGCGCCGGCCACCGGCACGGTCGGTGACACCACCTTCGAACTGGCCGGCAGCGGCGGACTCGTCGAGTCGCTGCGGATGCGCAACCCGGCCAGCGGCACCTGGCGGGTCGAGCTGACCGCCCCGGCGGACGCGAATCCCGGCACCGTCACCGTCCGGGCGGTGTGGCAGGGGGTGCTGCACACCGTCTTCGTGCTCGATCCGCCCAGCCCGCGGGCCGGCGAGACGGTGTCGGTGCTGATGCGGCCGCAAACCCGGACCGCGGAGATCGGCGACCCGTCCGAACTGGCCGGATACTCCTTCGCCGCGCAGGTCAGCGGCACCGGCCTGAACCAGCCGCTGCGGCTGGCCGACGACGGCGCCGGGGCGGACGAACACGACGGCGACACCTATTACAGCGCCAGCTTCACCCTGCCCCCGACGGCGACGGGCAGCTACCGGGTGGTCGGCACCGCGGTCGGACCCGGCGTGGATACGGACCGGCAGGAGACCACCTTCCGGATCGCCGCGCCCGGCCCGCAGGTACGGGCACGGATCCTGCTCGACGCCCGGACCGCGTTGCCCGGCGCCGAGGTCACCGGCACGATCCAGGCCTCCAACGAGTCCGGCGCCGCGGTACCCGCCCGGATCGTGCTCACCGGCGTGAAGCACGACGGCACGGTCACCGCCTTGCCGACCGGCATCACGCTCGCGGCCGGCCCCTCCGAGACCCGCTTCACGCTGACCGTCGCCGACGACGCCGCACCCGGCCCGGCCGGTGGGAAAGTGGAGGTGGTCGCCGCCGACGGCATCGTGGGCAACGCGCCCCTGGCACTGACCGTGCTGGCGCCGCCCAGCCTGCTGGAACGGTTCGGGCTCTACCTGCTGGCGGCCGTGGTCGTGCTGGCCACCCTGCTCGTGGTCCTGCTGCTGGCTCGCCGCCGCCGGCGGGCCGCGATCGAGGTGAAGGGCCTCGCCGTCGCCCTGCACGAGGACGGCCGGGAACTACCGCCGCAGCTGGTCGCGCCGGCCGGCACCCGGTTCGAGTTCGACGTGCTCGTCCCCGACGACGGTTCGGCGCCCGCGCTGCGACGGGTGTCCGCCGGCAGCGACCGCTACCGCATCGAACGCGGCACCGACGGTTCGGTACGCCTGTTCGTCCCGGACGCCGACACCCTCCCGGACAGCCCGTTTCTGCCGCTCGCCCCGGGCGCGGTGGTGCCGCTGCCCCGACATCCGCGGCTCGGCCTGCGGCTGTCCGGCCGCACCACCGCACCGGCCGCCATCGCGGCGCCCGACGACGCCACACAACCGCTGTACCTCAGCGGACGCGACGACGACCTCTAG